From Enterococcus wangshanyuanii, the proteins below share one genomic window:
- a CDS encoding DUF916 and DUF3324 domain-containing protein, protein MRVQNQRTHLKWQVLSFLSLIFLLSFSPVYGAEVPISVKAILPDNQIAKDAGYYDLKVKPGEKQELSFQLYNQGEQDATVNIDINPAYTGDGGSFVYTEDETNKDSSLKFPLSSIATSEQTVSIPAKGTTTTKVKLEIPEEPFEGLILGAIRVTSAETKEQGTEETKQGFNISNNFAYSVAIQLRESDELPKSDLVLKKVFASQVAGRNTVKINVQNPTPTIIDKVSYEASVSKKGDSTPLHETKVKGYRVAPNTNYNIPISWENQPFAAGTYLAKVKAKSEETGQEWTFDQEFVISAKEAKELNEQAVDLEKDYLIYVIIGAAAFLLVVIILIIVLVILSKKKKKRKEAARRARQKKRKKGKEHDKRPTTDKRKQRPATGGTSAKSGRVKRK, encoded by the coding sequence ATGAGAGTACAAAACCAACGAACACACTTGAAATGGCAAGTGTTGTCTTTTTTAAGCCTGATCTTTCTATTATCATTTTCTCCAGTCTATGGAGCTGAGGTACCAATCTCTGTTAAAGCAATTTTACCCGATAATCAAATCGCAAAAGATGCAGGGTACTATGATTTGAAGGTCAAACCAGGAGAAAAACAAGAGCTTTCTTTTCAGCTATATAATCAAGGGGAGCAGGATGCAACAGTTAACATCGATATCAATCCGGCCTACACGGGAGATGGCGGTTCATTTGTCTACACTGAAGATGAGACGAATAAAGACTCGTCTTTAAAATTTCCATTATCCAGTATTGCAACATCTGAACAAACAGTCAGCATTCCCGCCAAAGGAACCACAACCACAAAAGTTAAATTGGAAATTCCGGAAGAACCCTTTGAAGGATTGATTCTTGGCGCGATTCGTGTCACTAGCGCGGAGACGAAAGAGCAGGGAACAGAGGAGACAAAACAAGGGTTTAATATCTCGAATAATTTTGCCTATTCTGTCGCAATTCAGTTACGGGAATCAGATGAGCTGCCTAAATCAGATCTGGTGCTCAAAAAAGTTTTTGCTTCCCAAGTTGCCGGACGCAACACAGTTAAGATCAACGTGCAAAATCCCACGCCAACGATCATCGATAAGGTTTCTTATGAAGCCTCTGTCAGTAAAAAAGGAGATAGTACGCCTTTACATGAAACAAAGGTGAAAGGCTATCGCGTTGCGCCGAATACAAATTATAATATCCCGATCAGTTGGGAAAATCAGCCCTTTGCGGCTGGCACATATCTCGCGAAAGTAAAAGCCAAATCCGAGGAAACAGGTCAAGAATGGACCTTCGATCAAGAATTTGTGATCAGCGCCAAAGAAGCGAAAGAGTTGAATGAACAAGCGGTCGATCTAGAAAAAGATTACCTGATATATGTAATAATCGGTGCGGCAGCTTTTCTATTAGTGGTGATTATTTTGATCATTGTTTTGGTCATACTCTCGAAAAAGAAGAAAAAACGGAAAGAAGCAGCAAGACGAGCACGGCAAAAAAAGCGAAAAAAAGGAAAAGAACATGACAAACGACCAACAACTGACAAACGAAAACAACGACCAGCAACTGGAGGCACTTCCGCAAAATCAGGAAGAGTTAAGCGAAAATAA
- a CDS encoding SpaA isopeptide-forming pilin-related protein, giving the protein MKNKKYILSLMILGVGILLSAILVTSLSAKNKLQAQEITATRAITDNIFQNVKIIIPAEKNRVLEQEDYLKNNSEVKVTMNFKFTNKDYKVGDTFETILPQGFTYSSVIEGGLSDTAVYKIDPTTRKLTLTMVKDVQSAEYNLDLVTRINFDTSLNSKQEMPFDTQTPTNYIFHLYVKDTGNYVYGKTFDKEDNEVSLMPDWGGKFAEANVNYMHVDLSKNMLQVEWGQKLLPSYWTDGYVNATHDLDSYKFYTYETTIDGDRIGEKKELKIGEDFTIVPKAAGSAQLKFNERFHEALEVSGGEVTFDYTGFNPISNGKTGSISMGISFWIYQGESTESFISLSRFYLSFRVVELGYLGLGTIIYDTNVKDNERIVKTPIYINGTNQPLKKGDSFTLTNEGDPALVAIDTKLAQEYKVTFNANGSIVEGTKRAISNWEITSDAFGQVTLTYLGEDTTDTFGLDIYAGMDETVTNPYNSRFVLSGNGYQTSGGTTFKGQANNVKTGTFNTDKSVINWTATVNSLYQEVTKITDSFGNGVKAGTLNNLKITSVPFGKSVTQKELVEGTDYELVTKPDSFEINFLKTIKEKLTITYNTEVDLLTVDQKYSRAANTITPKLKFASSDEKEFPTLGYAYVPSYLITNTPFLLSKNSSNSTTELLKEQPVNQVKLLINPGGATVSNNEIVANFKSLDVSILDEKFSVNTVKQFSTTDYNSLLLGEELSSDDEEYPELKIEDGQLVIKNKKLTKPIIVSFTLAKNNYYNVAGDAVKLTQTNENTDPVNQTSWLYFNNRLPASFTFATSQTYANIAEATLTIKKNNGFALIKGTRVSIASMVPANEMRELPSLREVTDGDGNPLPASTVSIGGGGYSNWYVNINDDQLKNGLIVKTTWSFNTSGTKSYSGGGATHPFTNYNNYVTTQSYMSNYWSGKFDIDNSGAGGGGNLILKDMTINTVDSVTNKPVAGATYEVIDKNGKLVDTVTTNANGQIVLKDYVVTNYTLKEIKAPDGYLSNEEYSDPGKEIVLSPTQDNKLTISYVKEGKIVVHFAYQDGTDIETVAPITITGGNGSTLNLKEQKEVKDQLAKMNTESADYRYLNFDQGKVTGTEEAAVFPYDSEAVYYKYEGLLTLTVPDLLTFETGFVSPFEQVLAYDSVDDFEVALRDNRQITSSGSTSPAKTRGNIRLNAFLSKEFTTAGNKVLKDARLIYQNGTNNILLNGTGGELVNNQQDTNDKAKKEFNFILDTAGNKNQGFKLEVPAKGTLAEEYTGEVTWEIIQEP; this is encoded by the coding sequence ATGAAAAACAAAAAGTATATTCTCTCTTTGATGATTTTAGGGGTCGGCATACTACTGAGCGCCATTTTAGTGACCTCTTTAAGCGCAAAAAACAAACTACAAGCACAAGAAATAACTGCGACACGAGCAATTACAGATAACATTTTTCAAAATGTTAAAATCATCATTCCCGCAGAAAAAAACCGAGTGTTGGAACAAGAAGATTATCTAAAAAATAACTCAGAAGTAAAAGTGACGATGAATTTCAAATTTACCAACAAGGACTATAAAGTTGGTGATACATTTGAGACAATATTGCCGCAGGGATTTACTTATTCATCGGTTATTGAAGGTGGATTAAGTGATACGGCGGTATACAAGATCGATCCAACGACCAGAAAATTGACCTTGACGATGGTCAAAGACGTACAGTCAGCTGAATATAATTTAGATTTGGTGACACGGATCAATTTTGATACCTCGCTAAATTCAAAACAAGAGATGCCATTTGACACACAAACACCAACGAATTATATTTTTCATCTTTATGTGAAAGATACCGGCAACTACGTATATGGTAAGACATTCGATAAAGAAGACAACGAGGTCAGCCTGATGCCTGACTGGGGCGGTAAATTTGCTGAAGCGAATGTCAATTATATGCATGTTGATTTATCCAAAAATATGCTTCAGGTAGAATGGGGTCAAAAATTGCTCCCAAGTTACTGGACAGATGGTTATGTCAATGCGACACATGATCTTGATTCTTATAAATTCTATACGTATGAAACAACGATCGATGGGGATCGGATCGGCGAGAAAAAGGAACTAAAGATCGGTGAAGATTTTACTATTGTTCCTAAAGCAGCTGGTTCTGCTCAGTTGAAGTTCAATGAACGTTTTCATGAAGCATTAGAAGTATCTGGCGGCGAAGTAACTTTTGACTATACGGGCTTCAATCCAATCTCAAACGGAAAAACAGGTTCTATTTCAATGGGCATCTCTTTTTGGATCTATCAAGGTGAATCAACAGAGAGTTTTATTTCCCTTAGTAGATTTTATTTAAGCTTTAGAGTCGTTGAATTAGGCTATTTAGGTTTAGGAACGATCATCTATGACACCAACGTCAAGGATAACGAACGAATCGTTAAAACACCGATCTATATCAATGGTACCAATCAACCGTTGAAAAAAGGGGACAGCTTTACCTTAACGAATGAGGGGGATCCGGCGTTAGTAGCGATCGACACCAAGTTAGCTCAGGAGTATAAGGTAACGTTCAATGCGAATGGGTCGATCGTTGAAGGGACTAAAAGGGCCATTAGTAACTGGGAAATCACTAGTGATGCCTTTGGGCAAGTCACGTTGACGTATTTAGGTGAAGATACAACAGACACATTTGGATTAGATATTTATGCGGGGATGGACGAAACAGTAACGAATCCGTATAATAGTCGCTTTGTTCTTTCAGGCAATGGTTATCAAACTAGTGGAGGAACAACATTTAAAGGCCAAGCCAATAATGTAAAAACAGGAACCTTCAATACAGATAAAAGTGTGATCAATTGGACTGCAACCGTCAATTCGCTTTATCAAGAAGTCACTAAAATCACAGATTCTTTTGGAAATGGCGTTAAAGCTGGAACACTAAACAATTTGAAGATCACCTCTGTTCCCTTTGGAAAAAGTGTGACACAAAAAGAGCTGGTCGAAGGAACAGATTATGAGTTAGTGACGAAACCAGATTCTTTTGAAATCAACTTTTTGAAAACGATCAAAGAAAAATTGACGATCACCTATAATACAGAAGTCGATTTACTGACGGTAGATCAAAAGTATTCACGTGCAGCGAATACGATCACACCAAAGCTTAAATTTGCTTCTTCAGATGAAAAAGAGTTTCCCACATTAGGCTATGCTTATGTACCAAGCTACCTTATTACAAACACCCCATTTTTGCTTAGTAAAAATAGCTCAAACTCAACGACGGAGCTCTTAAAAGAACAACCAGTAAATCAAGTGAAACTATTGATCAATCCTGGCGGAGCTACTGTATCTAATAATGAGATAGTAGCCAATTTTAAAAGCTTAGATGTAAGTATTTTAGATGAGAAATTCTCGGTCAATACTGTGAAGCAATTTTCTACTACTGACTATAATAGCTTGCTACTGGGCGAAGAGCTTTCTTCTGACGATGAAGAGTATCCAGAGTTAAAAATAGAGGACGGCCAACTAGTTATAAAAAATAAAAAATTGACGAAACCAATCATCGTTAGTTTTACTCTCGCAAAAAATAACTACTATAATGTTGCTGGTGATGCTGTAAAACTTACCCAAACAAATGAAAATACCGATCCTGTCAATCAAACATCATGGCTGTATTTCAATAACCGACTGCCGGCTAGCTTCACATTCGCTACGAGTCAAACTTATGCAAATATTGCAGAGGCAACATTGACGATCAAAAAAAATAATGGCTTTGCTTTGATAAAAGGAACACGAGTTTCAATTGCCTCAATGGTGCCGGCAAATGAAATGAGGGAATTGCCGAGTCTGAGAGAAGTCACTGATGGAGATGGCAATCCTCTACCAGCATCGACAGTTTCAATAGGCGGAGGCGGTTATTCTAATTGGTATGTAAACATCAACGATGATCAACTCAAAAATGGCTTGATCGTAAAAACGACATGGAGTTTTAATACGAGCGGAACCAAAAGCTATTCTGGTGGTGGGGCTACACATCCATTTACGAACTATAATAATTATGTTACGACACAAAGTTATATGTCAAACTACTGGTCAGGAAAATTCGATATCGATAACTCTGGTGCTGGCGGCGGTGGCAATCTGATTTTGAAGGATATGACGATCAATACAGTTGATTCTGTCACGAACAAACCGGTCGCGGGTGCCACCTATGAAGTCATCGACAAGAATGGCAAGCTTGTAGATACGGTTACGACTAACGCTAATGGCCAAATCGTCTTAAAAGACTATGTAGTAACGAATTATACATTAAAAGAAATCAAGGCGCCGGATGGATACTTGTCAAATGAAGAATACAGTGATCCAGGGAAAGAGATCGTGTTATCGCCGACACAAGACAACAAATTAACGATTTCCTATGTCAAAGAAGGGAAAATCGTGGTTCATTTTGCGTATCAGGATGGGACAGATATTGAAACAGTCGCACCGATAACGATTACAGGTGGCAATGGTTCAACGCTCAATCTAAAAGAACAAAAAGAAGTGAAAGACCAGCTGGCAAAAATGAACACTGAAAGCGCAGATTACCGCTATTTGAATTTTGATCAAGGAAAAGTCACAGGCACAGAAGAAGCAGCTGTATTTCCATATGACAGTGAAGCGGTCTACTATAAATATGAAGGACTGCTGACTTTGACAGTTCCTGATTTATTGACTTTTGAAACGGGGTTTGTTTCACCGTTTGAACAGGTGCTTGCCTATGATAGTGTGGATGATTTTGAAGTAGCGTTAAGAGATAATCGACAAATCACAAGTAGTGGATCGACTAGTCCAGCGAAGACCAGAGGAAATATTCGATTGAACGCTTTTTTATCGAAAGAATTTACGACTGCTGGAAATAAAGTGTTGAAGGATGCACGCTTGATCTATCAAAATGGTACGAACAATATCCTATTGAACGGCACCGGCGGCGAGTTGGTAAATAATCAACAGGACACTAACGATAAAGCGAAAAAAGAGTTCAATTTTATCTTAGATACTGCAGGAAATAAAAATCAAGGCTTTAAGCTAGAAGTTCCGGCGAAAGGAACGCTGGCAGAAGAATATACAGGTGAGGTGACCTGGGAAATTATTCAAGAGCCATAG
- a CDS encoding beta-class phenol-soluble modulin, whose protein sequence is MALQGLFDSIRAVVQSAISGDWMHLGLSIVDIVQNALGITFELAYTLLRMLGLA, encoded by the coding sequence ATGGCATTACAGGGATTATTCGACTCGATTCGTGCAGTTGTTCAAAGTGCGATTTCTGGTGATTGGATGCATTTAGGTTTGAGCATTGTTGATATCGTTCAAAATGCGCTTGGCATTACGTTTGAATTGGCTTATACCTTGCTACGGATGTTAGGGTTGGCTTAA
- a CDS encoding helix-turn-helix transcriptional regulator, whose product MRKNSKNLNKLQEIRSAYDITQEELADKVNVSIQTIQSIEKGRYKPSDSLAFSIASFLNREVSEIFTQS is encoded by the coding sequence ATGAGAAAAAACAGTAAAAACTTAAACAAATTACAAGAAATCCGCAGTGCCTATGATATCACGCAAGAAGAACTTGCAGATAAAGTCAATGTTTCGATCCAAACGATTCAGAGTATTGAAAAGGGTAGATATAAACCTTCTGATTCTTTAGCGTTTAGTATCGCCAGTTTTCTAAATAGAGAAGTCAGCGAAATTTTTACACAATCCTAA
- a CDS encoding TIGR00282 family metallophosphoesterase, with protein MRILFIGDVVGSMGRDAISTYLPKLKKKYRPQVTIANGENAASGRGITGKIYKKLLQDGVDVVTLGNHTWDNKDIFEFIDDAKKMIRPANFPEGTPGQGMVFVKVNQLELAVINMQARVFMADIDDPFRKAEELVAEARKRTPLIFVDFHGETTSEKQAMSWFLDGKVSAVVGTHTHVQTNDARILPAGTAFLSDVGMTGPYDGILGMKRGPVIEKFLTALPKRFEVVEEGRSILSACIIDIDDQTGQAKKIEPIQISEDRPFEE; from the coding sequence TTGCGTATATTATTTATAGGCGACGTTGTTGGTTCAATGGGACGAGACGCAATCAGCACCTATTTACCTAAACTAAAGAAAAAGTACCGCCCGCAGGTAACGATTGCGAATGGAGAAAATGCAGCATCTGGTCGAGGGATCACTGGGAAAATTTATAAAAAACTTTTACAAGATGGCGTGGATGTAGTTACTTTAGGGAACCACACATGGGATAATAAAGATATTTTTGAATTTATCGATGACGCGAAAAAAATGATCCGTCCGGCAAATTTCCCAGAAGGGACTCCAGGTCAGGGGATGGTTTTCGTAAAAGTCAACCAGCTTGAGCTGGCAGTGATCAATATGCAGGCTCGAGTATTTATGGCAGATATTGATGATCCGTTCCGTAAAGCAGAAGAATTAGTTGCTGAAGCACGCAAAAGAACTCCATTGATTTTTGTTGATTTTCATGGCGAAACAACCAGTGAAAAACAAGCGATGAGCTGGTTTTTAGACGGGAAAGTCAGTGCAGTGGTAGGGACACATACACATGTCCAAACAAATGATGCTCGGATTCTGCCAGCTGGCACGGCCTTTTTAAGTGATGTTGGTATGACTGGCCCATATGATGGTATTTTAGGGATGAAGCGCGGACCGGTCATCGAGAAATTCTTAACGGCATTACCAAAACGATTTGAGGTCGTTGAAGAAGGGCGAAGTATCCTATCTGCATGTATCATTGATATTGACGACCAAACGGGACAAGCGAAAAAGATCGAGCCGATTCAGATCAGTGAAGATCGTCCGTTTGAAGAATAA
- a CDS encoding helix-turn-helix domain-containing protein, with the protein MRNSFMGKKERMKFELFKAIVFAKNGLSFNELLETYHLTKSTLSRYIHDLAVEVETVFEDNVHLIQNSQTGMYQIHTEKMFSIGYLIDYIHLFYVQKSGIFFLLDTLLKKNYPSIDAMALDMHMSSSSVYKQLRVLKEMLIPFGGKISFEEVSSPLIGNEIGVRLFSFYSYWSVFKSTTFDNKNYPEAWLEIKDFEHYFDHADSLSESQQAKLRFIQLITLRRTLWQKNYVALSEDFLADIAYFDNKELEIVPVLKQHVSKKQYQQERALLLFATRGLIYNLDSQETRKKIVEDYQQSSLEVARHTTNLMEEIRIEFDLNYSEESYTIFYFYLLMLLIYIKHITIDISGYYRNDLSFHSMIDYDETNVETFQKITTIIQRQDFYPKIKKQALNGVLSILTLTLYSGIYLNKKAGSLLICVIFNNNLILAEGIKKIILDVYNHDRIIFTSDVLAADLVISDSYENIDPQTEHFYFDEQLNPEQWGKMIDMINQIFYKELFLSL; encoded by the coding sequence ATGCGAAATTCTTTCATGGGAAAAAAAGAGCGGATGAAGTTCGAATTATTTAAAGCAATTGTTTTCGCAAAAAATGGACTAAGCTTTAATGAATTGCTGGAAACCTATCATCTGACAAAGAGTACTCTTAGTCGTTATATACACGATTTAGCAGTAGAAGTAGAAACAGTATTTGAGGATAACGTACACTTGATTCAAAATAGTCAAACAGGTATGTATCAGATTCACACGGAGAAAATGTTTAGTATAGGCTATTTGATCGATTATATCCATCTGTTTTATGTTCAAAAGAGCGGAATATTTTTTCTATTGGATACCTTGCTGAAAAAAAATTACCCATCGATCGATGCAATGGCGCTAGATATGCATATGAGTAGCTCATCAGTGTATAAGCAACTGCGAGTATTAAAGGAGATGCTGATTCCTTTTGGTGGGAAAATTTCTTTTGAAGAAGTGTCTAGTCCATTAATAGGAAATGAGATCGGCGTGCGACTATTTAGTTTTTATTCCTACTGGTCCGTCTTTAAATCGACAACGTTTGATAATAAAAATTATCCGGAAGCATGGTTAGAAATCAAAGACTTTGAACATTATTTTGACCATGCAGACTCCTTATCAGAATCTCAGCAGGCAAAATTACGATTTATCCAATTGATCACCCTGAGGAGGACTCTTTGGCAAAAGAATTATGTTGCTCTTTCGGAAGATTTTTTAGCAGATATTGCTTATTTTGATAATAAAGAGCTGGAAATAGTGCCCGTGTTGAAACAACACGTCTCAAAAAAACAATACCAACAAGAGCGGGCATTACTGCTATTTGCAACTAGAGGCTTGATCTACAATTTAGATTCGCAAGAAACAAGAAAGAAAATCGTTGAAGACTATCAACAGTCATCACTTGAAGTTGCTAGACATACCACGAATTTGATGGAGGAAATAAGAATAGAATTTGATTTAAACTATTCAGAGGAAAGCTATACGATATTTTATTTCTATTTACTTATGTTGCTTATTTATATCAAACATATCACGATTGATATTTCTGGTTATTATCGAAATGATCTTTCCTTTCATTCTATGATCGACTATGATGAGACAAATGTGGAGACGTTCCAGAAAATCACTACGATCATTCAGCGTCAAGATTTTTATCCAAAGATCAAAAAACAAGCACTCAATGGTGTATTGTCGATTCTGACCCTGACACTTTATTCAGGGATTTACTTAAACAAAAAAGCTGGCAGTTTATTGATTTGTGTGATTTTTAATAATAATTTGATTTTAGCTGAAGGAATCAAAAAAATTATTTTAGATGTTTACAATCATGATCGGATCATATTTACTAGTGATGTACTGGCAGCAGATTTAGTTATTTCAGATTCTTATGAAAACATTGATCCCCAAACAGAGCACTTTTACTTTGATGAACAGCTAAATCCAGAGCAATGGGGAAAAATGATCGACATGATCAACCAGATTTTTTATAAAGAGTTATTCCTAAGCTTATAA
- a CDS encoding MucBP domain-containing protein has protein sequence MRKIRVNIFFLAFVILGHLIWADPIFAATAAPPSGYPLGISTKTNLTAGGTLYFNTDQLQEKQIVGQFLARNVTSTGSSGLAKSAFQNYQNAQNNWTLDQLDPAVVSEKISGEDLIRWYANDNSFRYTNKEQLHYYIEEAPTENELTEALKYYPDLKQNFSERLYQDSVQTFPSFVDNGVSNFSQIAENIQSVSDYYAELTDSNQRMVFNSAVQTAEINTERKVVNPNDWGSQSTIQINVALKKEAKEQAVIIVDVDGQIDHFERAQDISINYTNYDPETMLTPYLILNYKHFPTFNFSGSTFFHATAYPSLPGDEEYKFEGNQGIFFEGKYADKEIPLVKSDSHTIPADLKERTYKVATHLVHNFNDEEQEIQFRSNASLFIGTVFAPRASVFLDDTQGKVLGSVISGRDIHTNMSISAEESDATFDYNDFPDFGDIVGGEELEAPIKTGSRFDYMGSEKKLLYRISQKIPAYSQQKPIQNMEIIDQLAPELVVSVQDIVIKDELGTNVTNRFTINKNEANELRISANSESLDDSRFYGQTYTVDLIGSVQIAQEILADLTSDKFLIPNTATVTLNQEEKTSNEALLEADLVQGKPVTVKYVNEDGQEIAPETTIIGRIGKNYQTKAESISGYTLIRQPENDSGTISNEEQTVIYRYQGQLAFSSVPAQLSFGTHELSAENKEYAIESMDQDIIIKDTRTLGSNWQLRATLDKPLTGERTQAVLPDALVYTDGSQTQTLHANTSTVIHSAVTTTHDECNVSQGWTASERGLKVNVKSGEARADRYSGEIRWELYDVVANE, from the coding sequence ATGAGGAAAATCAGAGTGAACATTTTCTTTTTGGCGTTCGTTATACTAGGTCATTTGATTTGGGCAGATCCTATTTTCGCCGCGACAGCTGCACCGCCTTCTGGCTACCCTTTAGGCATCTCGACTAAGACGAATTTGACTGCTGGAGGAACTTTATATTTTAATACGGATCAACTTCAGGAAAAGCAGATAGTGGGGCAGTTTCTCGCTAGAAATGTGACTTCAACAGGTTCCTCTGGTTTAGCTAAGAGTGCCTTTCAAAACTACCAGAATGCGCAAAATAACTGGACGTTAGATCAATTGGACCCAGCAGTTGTTTCTGAGAAAATCAGCGGCGAGGATTTGATTCGCTGGTATGCCAATGACAATAGCTTTAGATATACCAATAAAGAGCAGTTACATTATTACATAGAGGAGGCGCCAACAGAAAATGAATTAACGGAAGCATTAAAATATTATCCTGATCTTAAGCAAAATTTTTCTGAACGACTCTATCAAGATTCGGTGCAAACTTTTCCTTCATTTGTTGATAATGGCGTTTCCAATTTTTCACAAATAGCTGAAAATATCCAATCAGTCAGTGACTATTATGCAGAGCTAACTGATTCGAATCAAAGAATGGTATTCAATTCAGCAGTTCAGACAGCAGAAATCAATACAGAGCGAAAAGTCGTTAATCCAAATGATTGGGGCAGTCAGTCTACGATTCAAATCAATGTTGCTTTGAAAAAAGAAGCAAAAGAACAAGCGGTAATTATTGTCGATGTAGATGGTCAAATCGATCATTTTGAACGTGCGCAGGATATTTCGATCAACTATACGAATTATGATCCAGAAACGATGCTTACGCCATACTTGATTCTTAATTATAAACATTTTCCAACCTTCAATTTTAGCGGCAGTACCTTTTTTCATGCGACCGCTTATCCAAGCTTACCGGGAGACGAAGAGTACAAGTTTGAAGGAAATCAAGGTATCTTTTTTGAAGGCAAATATGCCGATAAAGAAATTCCCTTAGTCAAATCAGACAGCCATACGATTCCAGCAGACTTAAAGGAAAGAACGTATAAAGTAGCGACACATCTTGTTCATAATTTTAATGATGAAGAGCAGGAAATTCAATTTAGAAGTAATGCTTCCTTATTTATCGGTACCGTTTTTGCTCCAAGAGCTTCTGTCTTTCTTGATGATACACAAGGAAAGGTGCTTGGGAGTGTGATTTCAGGGCGTGATATCCATACAAATATGTCGATCAGCGCTGAGGAAAGTGATGCGACGTTTGATTATAATGACTTTCCAGATTTTGGAGATATTGTTGGCGGAGAGGAGCTGGAAGCACCGATCAAAACAGGTAGTCGCTTTGATTATATGGGCTCTGAGAAAAAGCTGTTGTATCGTATTTCGCAAAAAATCCCAGCTTATTCTCAACAAAAACCGATCCAAAATATGGAAATCATCGATCAGCTAGCGCCAGAACTGGTCGTGTCCGTTCAAGATATTGTGATCAAAGATGAGCTGGGCACGAATGTGACAAATCGTTTCACCATAAATAAAAACGAGGCAAATGAACTGAGGATCTCGGCCAATTCCGAGAGCTTAGACGATAGCCGTTTTTATGGGCAGACCTATACTGTTGATTTAATTGGCAGTGTACAAATTGCTCAAGAAATTTTGGCAGATCTTACTAGCGATAAGTTTTTGATTCCGAATACAGCGACAGTTACTTTAAATCAAGAGGAAAAGACGAGCAATGAAGCTTTGCTTGAGGCAGATTTAGTTCAAGGCAAACCAGTGACAGTAAAATACGTAAATGAGGATGGACAGGAAATAGCACCTGAAACAACCATAATTGGTCGAATCGGCAAGAACTATCAGACGAAAGCGGAAAGCATTTCGGGCTATACGCTGATCAGACAACCGGAAAATGATTCAGGAACGATTTCTAACGAAGAACAGACAGTCATTTATCGTTATCAAGGACAGCTTGCTTTTTCTTCTGTTCCAGCACAACTTAGCTTTGGGACTCATGAGCTGTCTGCAGAAAATAAAGAATATGCAATCGAATCAATGGATCAGGATATCATCATAAAGGATACACGAACATTGGGTTCTAATTGGCAGTTACGCGCTACATTAGATAAACCATTGACAGGTGAGCGTACTCAAGCGGTATTGCCAGATGCATTAGTTTACACGGACGGCAGTCAAACACAGACTTTACATGCAAACACGTCTACAGTTATTCATTCGGCGGTGACAACGACGCATGATGAGTGTAATGTCAGTCAAGGATGGACAGCTTCAGAACGTGGCTTGAAGGTCAATGTGAAATCAGGCGAAGCACGGGCTGACCGATATTCAGGAGAAATTCGTTGGGAATTGTATGATGTTGTCGCAAATGAGTAA
- a CDS encoding WxL domain-containing protein yields MKANKIFVGIVTVMMVLSTSVLANAEEVDNKDSKSDVGFTTPTQGALTLVNVADFDFGSNPISAKDEVYKNKAETITTVQDIRGTEAGWTVQVAQNGQFKADEKELTNAQMTLKTPTISADSSSSATAKTDVVLNTDGSGATILAAAAEQGNGVTIESFAQDAVTLEVPGKTTKVAKQYETTLTWTLLDQPENN; encoded by the coding sequence ATGAAAGCAAACAAAATTTTTGTAGGAATAGTAACAGTTATGATGGTGTTGAGTACTAGTGTACTTGCCAATGCCGAAGAGGTTGACAATAAAGACTCAAAAAGTGATGTAGGTTTCACAACACCGACACAAGGAGCACTGACTTTAGTCAATGTCGCAGACTTTGATTTTGGTTCTAACCCTATTTCAGCAAAAGATGAAGTCTATAAAAACAAAGCAGAAACAATAACTACAGTACAGGATATTCGCGGAACAGAAGCTGGCTGGACAGTCCAAGTTGCACAAAATGGACAATTTAAAGCGGATGAAAAAGAATTGACGAATGCCCAAATGACATTAAAAACACCTACGATTTCAGCAGATTCATCAAGCTCAGCAACTGCAAAAACAGACGTCGTATTGAACACTGATGGGTCAGGAGCAACGATTTTAGCAGCAGCTGCTGAACAAGGAAACGGTGTGACGATCGAAAGTTTTGCTCAAGATGCGGTGACCTTGGAAGTTCCAGGCAAAACAACGAAAGTAGCAAAACAATATGAAACAACACTGACTTGGACACTTTTAGACCAACCAGAGAATAATTAA